One genomic region from Chthonomonas calidirosea T49 encodes:
- a CDS encoding C39 family peptidase, with protein MSPEYRGTVFVEVERQQLTLSGPNSWVSPQIQLPILADQLILSWNAIISQQTGITLEIRAFCHDRWTSYYTAAHWSPSPQYFPRQSVAGQQDNDGMMDTDILRLHKPASKAQLRLTYRGVIPPQWTFLALCATDTQASFDELPPCAKAWGRELVVPEKTQLGWEGGTGWCSPTSTAMVLAYWAKKLHRSDLTYDVPEVAAAVYDPTWNGTGNWSFNTAFAGAHAGIRAYVTRFSDIYELEHDIYELEQWILAGVPPIVSVSYDLLKGKAEAHDAGHLMVCIGFTKTGDPVFNDPYYRPEHGETCRRVFPRINFLRAWNHSHKTVYLIYPSDHSIPQTTYHHWACSAKC; from the coding sequence ATGAGCCCTGAATATCGTGGCACCGTCTTCGTTGAGGTAGAGAGACAGCAACTTACTCTTTCAGGACCGAACAGTTGGGTCTCACCGCAGATACAACTTCCCATTCTTGCTGATCAGCTTATCCTCTCTTGGAATGCTATTATATCGCAGCAAACAGGTATAACCCTAGAAATACGAGCCTTCTGCCACGACCGTTGGACATCCTATTACACTGCAGCTCATTGGTCACCCAGCCCGCAATACTTTCCTCGCCAGAGCGTTGCCGGTCAACAAGACAACGATGGAATGATGGATACGGACATTCTTAGACTGCATAAACCGGCATCAAAAGCTCAACTTCGCCTTACCTACCGGGGAGTAATCCCCCCTCAATGGACATTCCTCGCGCTTTGTGCCACTGATACGCAGGCTTCCTTTGATGAGCTTCCACCTTGTGCAAAAGCCTGGGGCCGTGAACTGGTCGTACCCGAAAAAACACAGCTTGGTTGGGAAGGCGGCACGGGATGGTGCAGTCCAACGAGTACAGCAATGGTGTTAGCCTATTGGGCCAAAAAGCTGCACCGCTCCGATCTCACCTACGATGTGCCGGAAGTAGCCGCAGCTGTCTACGACCCAACATGGAACGGCACCGGCAACTGGTCGTTTAATACCGCCTTCGCCGGGGCGCATGCTGGTATCCGTGCTTATGTAACTCGCTTTAGTGATATCTATGAACTTGAACATGATATCTATGAACTTGAACAATGGATTCTGGCAGGCGTTCCTCCAATTGTTTCCGTCTCCTATGATCTGCTTAAAGGCAAAGCAGAAGCCCACGATGCCGGCCATCTTATGGTATGCATCGGCTTTACGAAAACAGGAGACCCAGTCTTTAACGACCCCTACTATCGCCCAGAGCATGGCGAAACGTGCCGGCGGGTTTTTCCACGCATCAACTTTCTACGAGCTTGGAACCACTCCCACAAAACGGTCTATCTGATCTATCCTTCTGACCATTCTATCCCCCAGACCACTTATCATCATTGGGCATGCTCCGCCAAATGCTAG
- a CDS encoding dihydroorotate dehydrogenase electron transfer subunit translates to MYSTQESAIVPPLARQEIMAKIVTKRRIAQNVFEMVFHAPSIAHTAQAGQYVEILYGQDYAPLLRRPFSIYRVDRAQETFSILFLARGSFTSGLSQKRRGSFISIIGPLGRPFQWDTVQPRQHILVAGGIGAPPLYFLAETLHNARAYRDVGDIVVLNGARTRSLLIGIVEFSRLNVHLYTMTDDGTHGEKGLVTDRLRFLLEQPCHLPRTLYACGPNPMLKTVATIANEFRVPCQVSVETSMPCGIGFCNGCVVAQNTPQGTHYVRACWEGPVFDANTLVW, encoded by the coding sequence ATGTACTCTACTCAAGAATCAGCGATAGTGCCCCCTCTCGCACGGCAAGAGATCATGGCCAAGATTGTGACGAAGCGACGTATCGCGCAGAACGTTTTTGAAATGGTATTCCACGCCCCTTCGATCGCTCATACGGCACAAGCTGGGCAATATGTCGAAATCCTCTACGGTCAAGACTACGCCCCGCTTCTTAGAAGACCTTTCAGCATCTACCGAGTCGACCGCGCTCAAGAGACCTTTAGCATTCTTTTTCTTGCCCGTGGCTCTTTTACCTCCGGACTTTCTCAAAAACGTAGGGGTAGCTTTATCTCCATCATCGGCCCGTTAGGTCGCCCGTTTCAGTGGGATACTGTTCAACCCAGACAACATATTCTTGTGGCCGGTGGTATCGGAGCCCCTCCTCTCTACTTTCTAGCCGAAACGCTGCATAACGCACGCGCCTATCGTGATGTTGGCGATATTGTTGTGCTAAATGGTGCCCGTACCCGTAGCCTTCTGATCGGAATTGTCGAATTTAGCCGTCTTAATGTTCACCTTTATACGATGACCGACGATGGAACCCACGGGGAAAAAGGGCTCGTTACCGACAGGTTGCGCTTCCTTCTCGAACAGCCCTGTCACCTACCGCGTACTCTCTACGCTTGCGGCCCCAACCCTATGCTGAAAACCGTTGCCACCATCGCAAACGAATTCAGGGTTCCCTGTCAGGTATCCGTCGAAACTTCGATGCCATGCGGCATCGGGTTCTGCAACGGCTGCGTTGTCGCACAAAACACACCCCAGGGGACTCACTATGTACGTGCATGCTGGGAAGGCCCTGTCTTCGACGCAAACACACTGGTGTGGTAG
- a CDS encoding HDOD domain-containing protein — translation MELSQLEIRIARTPSFPLLSSAATEIMGLADHYKNIREYERIILRDPALAANILRAANSAYYGGDGSLTNLSQAIARLGINTVRSICITAAFHSSLNGKRLHKLFNPQSFWQHSLAVACSCKVLAAMIHYSDPELAFIAGLLHDIGKPALYMFFPLQMNLVHETVQSEILTQFQAEYSIMQFTHQECGRLVASRWQLPTVYHEAIGNHHNPLSSAHEPDMLALLVHVGNALAHRAGITCILGEPDSGYDEAVVAELDLDVEQFDALARIIATEVAKLSF, via the coding sequence ATGGAGCTTTCCCAACTCGAAATACGGATTGCGCGAACGCCATCCTTTCCCTTGCTGTCGAGCGCAGCAACTGAGATCATGGGATTGGCAGATCACTATAAAAATATTCGCGAGTACGAACGCATTATCCTACGTGATCCGGCTTTAGCGGCAAATATTCTCCGTGCGGCGAATTCTGCGTATTATGGGGGTGATGGAAGCCTAACCAACCTGTCGCAGGCTATCGCTCGGCTTGGAATTAACACAGTACGCTCCATATGTATTACAGCCGCCTTCCATAGTTCCCTAAATGGCAAACGCCTTCATAAACTCTTCAATCCGCAATCGTTTTGGCAGCACTCACTGGCAGTTGCTTGTAGCTGCAAAGTGCTTGCTGCGATGATTCACTATTCCGATCCGGAACTAGCTTTCATCGCGGGGCTGTTACATGATATTGGGAAACCGGCTCTCTATATGTTTTTTCCTTTACAGATGAATCTGGTTCATGAGACGGTGCAATCGGAGATCCTAACCCAATTTCAGGCAGAGTATTCCATTATGCAGTTTACGCATCAAGAATGTGGGCGGTTGGTTGCAAGCCGTTGGCAATTACCTACTGTATATCATGAAGCGATAGGGAATCACCATAACCCACTGTCCTCTGCTCATGAGCCTGATATGCTTGCCTTACTTGTGCATGTAGGCAACGCCTTAGCGCACCGTGCCGGGATAACCTGCATTCTTGGCGAACCCGACTCAGGGTACGATGAAGCGGTAGTGGCCGAACTAGATCTAGATGTAGAACAGTTCGACGCACTAGCAAGAATCATAGCGACGGAGGTTGCGAAGCTGAGCTTTTAA
- a CDS encoding BMP family lipoprotein has translation MQHRHLLFTGLLLLGTLLGIGCANSPTAPKIAALVLDVGGPDDRSFNQSAINGLKCAQQKLHLSPDSLKWVESHSPSDYQTNLTNMARQGYKVVFAVGYAMEDALKQVAPQFPNTKFAIIDDPGPHLPNCAGLVFKEQEGSFLAGFLAASVSRTKKIGFVGGQQIPLIEKFEAGYRAGAETADPSVKVTATYTGDWNDVLKGRSQAEQQFAAGDDIIYHAAGKAGLGVIEAAKARGPGYFAIGVDQDQDYLAPGRVLTSMVKHVDRAVCDTIQRVVANRFTPGEHIYGLKEGGVGLSEMRYTKQLIPPGVLKKLAIIQQMIIEGKIVPPTSLAQLKTFRPPHIP, from the coding sequence ATGCAACATCGTCATCTCCTTTTTACCGGTCTCCTCCTCCTTGGCACCCTTCTCGGTATAGGATGTGCAAATAGCCCAACTGCCCCCAAAATCGCGGCCTTGGTTCTTGATGTTGGTGGCCCTGATGATCGCTCCTTCAACCAGAGCGCTATTAACGGTCTTAAATGCGCTCAACAAAAGCTGCATCTCTCTCCAGATTCTCTGAAATGGGTCGAATCTCACAGCCCTTCTGACTACCAGACCAATCTTACCAACATGGCCCGGCAAGGCTATAAAGTGGTTTTTGCCGTGGGCTACGCCATGGAAGACGCCCTAAAACAGGTGGCTCCCCAGTTTCCTAACACGAAATTTGCCATCATAGATGACCCTGGCCCTCATCTTCCGAACTGTGCCGGCCTCGTTTTCAAAGAACAAGAAGGCTCATTCCTTGCCGGCTTTCTCGCTGCATCTGTCAGTAGAACGAAGAAAATCGGATTTGTAGGGGGACAACAGATCCCGCTCATCGAGAAGTTCGAGGCAGGCTACCGCGCAGGCGCAGAAACTGCAGACCCCTCGGTGAAAGTTACCGCAACCTATACAGGTGATTGGAACGATGTTCTCAAAGGACGTAGCCAAGCCGAGCAGCAGTTTGCTGCTGGTGACGATATTATCTATCACGCCGCAGGAAAAGCTGGACTAGGTGTTATTGAGGCTGCTAAAGCGCGAGGGCCAGGCTACTTCGCCATTGGAGTTGATCAAGACCAAGACTATCTTGCTCCTGGCCGTGTCCTTACTAGCATGGTCAAACATGTCGATCGAGCCGTGTGTGACACCATACAACGCGTGGTAGCAAACCGCTTCACACCCGGAGAGCATATTTATGGCCTGAAAGAGGGTGGTGTTGGCCTTAGCGAAATGCGATATACCAAACAGCTTATTCCACCAGGCGTGCTCAAAAAACTAGCGATCATACAACAGATGATTATCGAAGGCAAAATCGTTCCACCAACCTCCCTCGCACAGCTGAAAACCTTTCGTCCTCCTCATATCCCTTAG
- the lpdA gene encoding dihydrolipoyl dehydrogenase: MTSQSSFDADVVVIGSGPGGYVCAIRAAQLGARTVCIEKEDTEWGGTCLNWGCIPTKTMIASVERLHHVKQADVMGVQIQGPITFDFNVMMQRKQKVVTTLRKGVQSLLKSNHVRSIIGTGRFKDAHTIEITKPDGSTEVITTQNTIIATGSEPIFPPIPGLERNPKDKRGESSNGIWTSDEAVSAKECPKRMVILGAGAVGLEFAYTFRGLGAEVTVVEIAPEILPTGDREIAAELRKALSRQGIAFFINSKVTQVHHQRSSRMVTIEDANGKQTEIETDVVLVGTGRRPRIADIGLEAIGVQTVTDGPLSQRGIVVDEYLQTNVPHVYAIGDVTGKQLLAHLASHMGIVAAENAMGHKVKMDYRAVPAPIFTSPEVASVGLTEEEARNKGYDVVTGRFPFRPLGRAMAINEQEGMIKVVSERRYGEVLGVHIVGPYATELIHEAVVAIKLESTVEELMSTIHAHPTLSEAMGEAALDTQGIAIHKLRP, from the coding sequence ATGACGTCGCAATCCTCCTTTGATGCCGACGTAGTCGTGATCGGCTCCGGCCCAGGTGGCTACGTTTGCGCCATTCGCGCCGCTCAACTCGGTGCCCGCACCGTTTGTATAGAAAAAGAAGACACCGAATGGGGTGGAACCTGTCTCAACTGGGGCTGCATCCCCACCAAAACCATGATCGCTAGCGTCGAGCGCCTACATCACGTTAAACAGGCCGACGTCATGGGTGTTCAGATTCAAGGGCCTATCACCTTCGATTTCAATGTGATGATGCAGCGCAAACAGAAGGTCGTTACCACGCTCCGTAAAGGTGTGCAATCTCTTCTCAAAAGCAATCACGTGCGAAGCATCATCGGAACCGGTCGTTTCAAGGATGCCCATACAATTGAAATTACCAAGCCCGACGGCTCTACGGAGGTCATTACTACCCAAAATACGATTATCGCTACCGGCTCAGAACCGATCTTCCCTCCTATTCCTGGCCTTGAACGGAATCCTAAAGACAAACGCGGGGAAAGCAGTAACGGCATCTGGACAAGCGATGAGGCGGTTTCCGCCAAAGAATGCCCAAAACGCATGGTCATTCTTGGTGCCGGTGCTGTTGGGCTTGAGTTTGCCTATACCTTCCGTGGTTTGGGAGCCGAGGTCACTGTGGTAGAAATTGCTCCAGAGATACTTCCTACCGGTGATAGGGAGATCGCGGCGGAACTTCGAAAAGCCTTGTCGCGACAAGGTATTGCTTTCTTCATCAATTCAAAAGTAACTCAGGTGCATCATCAGCGCTCCTCCAGAATGGTCACCATTGAGGATGCAAATGGCAAGCAAACCGAAATAGAAACCGATGTCGTTCTCGTTGGCACCGGGCGACGCCCCCGTATAGCCGATATCGGCCTTGAAGCCATCGGTGTTCAAACGGTAACCGACGGCCCTCTCTCACAGCGTGGCATCGTAGTAGATGAGTACTTACAGACCAATGTTCCTCATGTATACGCCATCGGTGATGTAACAGGCAAGCAGCTACTCGCTCATCTTGCATCGCATATGGGCATCGTTGCAGCCGAAAACGCAATGGGACATAAGGTTAAAATGGACTATCGCGCCGTGCCCGCCCCCATTTTTACCTCACCCGAAGTGGCCTCTGTCGGTCTCACTGAAGAAGAGGCACGTAACAAAGGATATGATGTGGTAACCGGTCGTTTTCCGTTTCGTCCCCTCGGCCGCGCAATGGCCATTAATGAACAAGAAGGCATGATCAAAGTGGTCTCGGAGAGAAGATATGGAGAGGTGCTTGGTGTACACATCGTTGGCCCGTATGCCACGGAGCTTATTCACGAGGCCGTAGTCGCCATCAAGCTAGAGTCTACAGTCGAGGAGCTGATGTCAACCATCCATGCCCACCCGACGCTTTCCGAAGCCATGGGCGAAGCTGCTCTAGATACACAGGGCATTGCCATTCATAAATTGAGGCCATAG
- a CDS encoding sensor domain-containing diguanylate cyclase produces the protein MKKNAGNTGEPVLQMITSAEKPSTPTPHFANIADIYELVATAIDDVVSLHTLNGAFLFVSPSVQKVLGYTPAELIYSSITDLTHPSDTKRLRPLALMQQNHHKTRTILWRCRHKTGHFLYLETKATLLLDDEGRPVAILCASRDVTERENLLAKLNASRKELTRQKRELERANARLSTLATIDGLTGLKNHRAFQEQLEIEFRRARRYQLPLSLLMLDVDHFKLYNDTYGHLAGDEVLQHVARLLTLVARQTDFVCRYGGEEFAVILPNTPADGALALAERYRTTIASENWSLRPITISIGAASLTPEIQCRAELIEKADRALYHSKQNGRNRVTHIREVEPILQAAS, from the coding sequence ATGAAGAAAAACGCCGGAAACACCGGTGAACCGGTGCTACAAATGATCACGTCCGCAGAGAAACCTAGTACGCCTACGCCACACTTCGCCAATATCGCCGATATCTATGAGCTAGTCGCTACCGCAATAGACGACGTTGTGAGCCTGCATACACTCAATGGCGCCTTTCTGTTCGTCAGTCCTTCGGTACAAAAAGTTTTGGGCTATACACCTGCCGAACTGATCTACAGTTCCATTACTGACTTAACACACCCGTCTGACACTAAACGTCTGCGCCCTCTGGCACTGATGCAGCAGAACCACCATAAAACGCGTACGATCCTGTGGCGATGTCGGCATAAGACCGGCCACTTCCTCTACCTCGAAACAAAGGCTACACTTCTTTTGGATGACGAGGGACGTCCAGTGGCTATCCTTTGTGCCTCTCGTGATGTCACCGAACGCGAAAATCTGCTGGCTAAACTTAATGCCAGCCGTAAAGAGCTAACTCGACAAAAGCGCGAACTCGAGCGCGCGAACGCGCGTCTTTCTACACTTGCCACTATAGATGGACTTACCGGATTGAAAAACCATCGCGCCTTTCAGGAACAGCTTGAAATCGAGTTCCGCCGCGCACGTCGCTACCAACTGCCGCTCTCCTTACTGATGCTCGATGTTGATCACTTCAAACTTTATAACGATACCTACGGCCACCTCGCCGGAGATGAAGTCCTGCAGCATGTTGCTCGCCTGTTAACTTTGGTAGCGCGACAGACCGATTTCGTCTGCCGATATGGGGGTGAGGAGTTCGCTGTCATTCTCCCTAACACTCCGGCCGATGGAGCCTTGGCGCTTGCGGAAAGATATCGAACGACCATTGCTTCGGAGAATTGGTCTTTGCGACCTATCACTATAAGCATTGGTGCGGCCTCCCTTACACCTGAAATTCAATGCCGTGCAGAGCTCATAGAAAAAGCGGATCGGGCGCTCTATCACTCCAAGCAGAACGGCCGCAATCGTGTTACCCACATTCGCGAAGTAGAACCGATCCTACAAGCCGCTAGCTGA
- a CDS encoding proline dehydrogenase family protein, with protein sequence MLTRTLLLQMAQNRSLETFARKNSLAARLARRFIAGETLEEIVTPVRMLNQAGMTVTLNYLGESLTSAKDMERMVITYLDLMSLIRREQLKASISLKLTSLGLDMDPKLAQQNLEHLVEVALPDIFIRIDMEGSAYTQTTLDIFYTILKKRPEYRNHLGVVIQAYLYRSEADIEELIRLKARVRLCKGAYKEPPSIAFQKPDDIRANYLKLMQRLLLEGNYPALATHDLQLINAAKLFANEHNISKDRFEFQMLYGVRRPLQQQIAKEGYNIRIYTPFGDHWYPYTMRRLAERPANLWFALQSIVRK encoded by the coding sequence ATGTTGACCCGTACCCTTCTATTGCAAATGGCACAAAATCGTAGCCTCGAAACCTTCGCCCGCAAAAACTCCCTTGCGGCTCGCCTTGCTCGACGCTTCATCGCCGGTGAAACCCTTGAAGAGATCGTAACACCTGTTCGTATGCTCAATCAGGCCGGTATGACCGTTACGCTTAATTACCTTGGCGAGAGCCTTACCTCCGCAAAAGATATGGAACGGATGGTTATAACCTACCTTGATCTCATGAGCCTTATCCGTCGCGAACAGTTGAAAGCGAGCATCTCCTTAAAGCTCACGTCGCTTGGCCTCGACATGGACCCCAAACTTGCCCAACAGAATCTCGAGCACCTTGTAGAGGTAGCCTTGCCAGATATCTTCATTCGTATAGATATGGAAGGCTCGGCCTATACGCAAACAACCCTCGATATTTTCTACACGATCCTCAAAAAACGACCGGAATACCGAAATCACCTTGGCGTGGTTATTCAGGCCTACCTCTACCGCAGTGAGGCCGATATTGAGGAGCTGATCCGCCTGAAAGCGCGTGTCAGATTGTGCAAAGGAGCCTATAAAGAGCCTCCCTCTATTGCTTTTCAGAAACCGGACGATATTCGCGCTAACTACCTCAAACTCATGCAACGCCTCTTATTAGAAGGAAACTACCCGGCCCTTGCAACACACGACCTTCAGCTGATTAACGCGGCAAAACTCTTTGCTAACGAGCATAACATCTCTAAAGATCGTTTCGAATTTCAAATGCTCTACGGAGTTCGACGCCCTCTCCAGCAGCAAATCGCTAAGGAAGGCTATAACATCCGCATCTATACCCCCTTTGGTGATCATTGGTACCCCTACACCATGCGCCGTCTGGCCGAACGCCCAGCCAACCTCTGGTTTGCCTTGCAAAGTATTGTGCGAAAATAG
- a CDS encoding alanine racemase, whose amino-acid sequence MKYHALDTPALLVDRDRLEANLHNMAELTRCHGKMLRPHAKTHKTPEIAQMQLAAGAVGLTVAKLGEAEVFAEAGCTDIFIANQIVGEQKLERLVRLARQCTLRVGVDSLEVAVPLSEAARRAGVRVGVRLEVDTGLHRAGVRTKEEAIALAHALAKLPNLELDGIFTYEGHLYQANSDQERAIAIARMSETLADLRESLVRQGFAISVTSVGSTPGARFTAPVPGLDELRCGVYVFNDRMQVARGAPKESCALTVLTTVISVRPDGRVIVDAGTKALASDKPFADQTMGEVLEDTSLRFVAASEEHGHLQAEGGTRLRVGDKVRIVPNHACTCVNLHERMYVVKGEEVEDVWEIRARGKFL is encoded by the coding sequence GTGAAATATCACGCACTTGATACGCCGGCACTGCTTGTTGACCGAGATCGGTTGGAAGCCAACCTCCATAACATGGCGGAGCTAACCCGCTGTCATGGTAAGATGTTGCGACCTCATGCAAAGACCCATAAGACGCCAGAGATCGCGCAGATGCAGCTTGCCGCTGGTGCGGTAGGCTTGACTGTTGCGAAGTTAGGTGAGGCAGAGGTTTTTGCTGAAGCTGGATGCACGGATATATTTATTGCGAACCAGATTGTAGGAGAGCAGAAGTTAGAACGCCTGGTAAGACTTGCACGCCAATGTACGTTGAGGGTTGGGGTAGATAGTCTGGAGGTAGCTGTCCCTTTGAGCGAGGCAGCTAGGCGTGCTGGAGTAAGAGTCGGTGTGCGGTTGGAGGTGGACACAGGGCTGCACCGTGCCGGTGTGCGCACGAAGGAGGAGGCGATAGCGTTGGCACATGCCCTCGCTAAACTGCCGAATCTGGAGTTGGACGGAATTTTCACCTATGAGGGGCATCTTTATCAGGCCAACAGCGATCAGGAGCGTGCGATAGCGATCGCTAGGATGTCAGAGACATTGGCCGATTTGAGGGAAAGCCTCGTAAGGCAGGGGTTTGCGATTTCTGTTACAAGCGTTGGGTCTACGCCGGGGGCACGCTTTACTGCACCGGTTCCAGGGCTTGACGAGTTACGTTGTGGGGTCTACGTTTTCAACGATCGCATGCAGGTAGCGCGGGGTGCGCCCAAGGAGAGCTGTGCTTTAACGGTGCTTACCACGGTGATAAGCGTGCGACCGGACGGCCGTGTTATTGTGGATGCTGGCACCAAAGCCTTAGCTAGCGACAAGCCATTCGCAGACCAGACGATGGGTGAGGTTTTGGAAGACACCTCTCTACGTTTTGTGGCAGCCAGTGAGGAACATGGACATTTGCAGGCTGAGGGAGGCACTCGGTTACGTGTTGGAGATAAAGTGAGAATCGTGCCGAATCATGCTTGCACCTGCGTGAACCTGCATGAGCGCATGTATGTAGTGAAGGGAGAAGAGGTGGAGGATGTTTGGGAGATCCGAGCGAGAGGGAAGTTTCTGTAG
- a CDS encoding TlpA family protein disulfide reductase: MKNFSATLMTIYFGMLCGGVVASANPTKHSYTGRANQAIVVKVVTAKALREELRALRGHVVLINFWATWCGPCVAEFPELVTLAKKYAPYGLRFITVSVDVPTEKRQVVTFLKKHDAPMPAYITSTNDALQFLKPYDPKMDGAIPRTYVFDKNGKLRARIVGQIDPDKLDSEIRDLLGVRSRQSKK; the protein is encoded by the coding sequence ATGAAAAACTTTTCAGCTACTCTCATGACGATCTATTTCGGCATGCTTTGTGGGGGTGTCGTAGCAAGCGCTAACCCGACGAAGCATTCCTATACGGGAAGGGCAAACCAAGCAATAGTTGTAAAGGTCGTAACAGCGAAAGCTCTGCGTGAAGAGCTACGCGCGCTACGTGGGCATGTGGTGTTGATCAACTTCTGGGCTACGTGGTGTGGGCCGTGCGTCGCCGAGTTCCCGGAGCTTGTGACGCTCGCCAAGAAGTATGCGCCTTACGGGCTTCGCTTCATTACGGTATCGGTGGATGTGCCTACCGAAAAGAGGCAGGTTGTTACCTTCTTAAAAAAGCACGATGCACCGATGCCAGCCTATATCACTTCAACTAACGACGCACTTCAATTTTTAAAACCCTATGATCCGAAGATGGATGGCGCCATACCTCGGACGTATGTTTTTGACAAAAATGGAAAACTAAGAGCACGCATTGTGGGGCAAATTGACCCTGATAAGCTTGACTCAGAGATACGCGATTTATTAGGCGTGAGGAGCCGCCAATCAAAGAAGTAG
- a CDS encoding DUF58 domain-containing protein, which produces MPTGVQLLDPAFLRKLERLSLVCRKPFPGQMKGEKRSTRRGSSVEFTDYREYIPGDDLRYVDWNMAARSERFYLKLFVEEEDLFLALLVDSSRSMGFGEPRKIDCAIRLAAAVGYIGLVNYDRVMVQPYSSSLRKPLPVQRGRVGIAPFFAYLQQLEPAERTDFAVALHRFAAGAQSRGLAMVISDFFDPNWQEGLKALFARGFQVTVLHLLAPDEMEPTLRGDLRIIDSETSENRELSITPQLLQRYRQTLEGFCNEIATYCRRYGADYLRVSSDLSLEEVALRSLRKMGLLR; this is translated from the coding sequence ATGCCAACAGGAGTCCAACTTCTCGACCCCGCCTTTCTCAGAAAGCTTGAGCGACTATCGTTGGTGTGTAGGAAGCCGTTTCCAGGCCAAATGAAGGGTGAAAAGCGTTCCACACGCCGTGGAAGCAGTGTCGAGTTCACTGATTATCGCGAGTATATACCCGGTGACGATTTGCGTTACGTGGATTGGAATATGGCGGCTAGAAGCGAGCGTTTCTATCTTAAGTTATTTGTGGAAGAGGAAGACCTTTTCTTAGCATTACTGGTGGATAGTAGCCGTTCGATGGGATTTGGTGAGCCGCGTAAAATAGACTGTGCGATACGGCTAGCAGCAGCAGTAGGGTATATCGGACTTGTCAATTACGACAGAGTGATGGTGCAGCCCTACTCATCCTCACTGCGGAAACCTTTGCCAGTTCAGCGAGGAAGAGTTGGCATCGCACCTTTCTTTGCCTATCTGCAGCAGTTAGAACCTGCGGAGCGCACTGATTTTGCGGTAGCGCTCCATCGTTTTGCGGCTGGGGCGCAAAGTAGGGGGCTTGCCATGGTCATTTCTGACTTCTTCGATCCAAATTGGCAAGAGGGCTTAAAAGCGCTGTTTGCCCGGGGGTTTCAAGTAACGGTGCTCCACCTATTGGCGCCCGACGAAATGGAACCTACATTAAGAGGTGATCTGAGAATTATTGACAGCGAAACCAGTGAGAACCGCGAACTGAGTATAACGCCTCAGCTCTTGCAACGTTACCGACAAACGTTGGAGGGGTTTTGTAACGAGATTGCGACTTACTGCCGTCGGTATGGTGCAGACTATCTGCGCGTCTCTTCCGACCTGTCGTTGGAGGAAGTTGCTTTACGTTCCTTGCGGAAGATGGGGTTGTTGCGTTAA
- a CDS encoding MarR family winged helix-turn-helix transcriptional regulator, translating to MSRIKHFAGDLEEWERSPVTTQELSALTPQSDDLSLREQAERLEELLPYFVRWLYALSLDHPTSEMPLAQLRMCTLLQYGPRNLSSLSEEMGITVSAVTQLADRLEQAGLVVRMVGNQDKRTRMLQLSEKGRQLMEERKALRVQRAEAALAQLPQARRRALLQSLQMLLRTAPTVPDWYMPAHRYGARRKGGPIS from the coding sequence ATGTCTCGAATTAAACATTTCGCGGGCGACCTAGAGGAGTGGGAGCGCTCGCCGGTAACGACGCAGGAACTGTCTGCATTAACTCCTCAAAGTGATGATCTTTCGTTACGGGAACAGGCGGAGCGATTAGAGGAGCTTCTACCCTATTTCGTGCGCTGGCTTTATGCGCTATCTCTAGACCATCCTACCAGCGAGATGCCACTAGCTCAGCTACGGATGTGTACGCTTTTGCAGTACGGTCCGAGGAATCTATCTTCACTGAGCGAGGAGATGGGCATTACGGTTAGTGCCGTTACACAGCTCGCGGACCGCTTGGAGCAGGCTGGTCTTGTTGTTCGGATGGTAGGCAACCAGGACAAGCGCACACGCATGCTGCAGCTTTCTGAAAAAGGACGCCAATTAATGGAGGAGCGAAAGGCTCTGCGAGTACAGCGTGCTGAGGCTGCTCTCGCGCAACTGCCTCAGGCGAGACGTCGGGCCCTTTTACAGTCGCTGCAGATGCTTTTGCGGACGGCGCCGACAGTGCCAGACTGGTATATGCCCGCTCATCGCTACGGAGCGCGACGAAAGGGCGGGCCGATCAGCTAG